The following nucleotide sequence is from Halomonas chromatireducens.
GCCAGTGCAGCTGAACCACGCAGCCGTGGCCAGAGCGGTGAACATGTGGCGCGCTTCATGGACAAGCTCACTGCACCCGCCCAGGCAGCCAGCCGGCGCACCGGCGTACCGGCGGAGTTGATCCTGGCCCAGGCGGCACTGGAAACCGGCTGGGGGCGTCATGAGATTGCCAGGGCCGACGGTGGCAACAGCCATAACCTCTTCGGCATCAAGGCCGGCAGCAGTTGGCGTGGACCCACCACGGATGTAACGACTCACGAATACATCAACGGCAAGCGCACCCGAATCGTCGACTCCTTCCGTGTCTACGGCTCCTTCGAGGAGGCCTTCACCGACTATGCCAACCTGATCGGGAACAACCCGCGCTACGCGGCGGTGACCACGGCGGGCAGTGCCGAACAGGCCGCCAGGGCACTGCAGGCCGGGGGCTATGCCACCGACCCGGCCTACGCCGACAAGCTGATTTCGATCATGAACACCATGGGGCCGCAGGTTGCCCAGCGCGGCAACGACTCGCTGGTCTTCCTGCGTTACTAGGTTTTGATCAGCAACCAAGGCGCTAAAGTTTTTCTTCTAGAGGCCGATATCTCGGACATTGGCGAAAGGAAACAACACCATGAGCATGTTCTCTATCGGTCTCAGCGGCCTGAATGCCGCTCAGAATGCGCTGAATACCACCAGCAACAACATCAGCAACGTCTATACGCCGGGCTACAATCGTGAACTGACGATTCTGGGCCAGCAGGGCGCTACCGCTGGCGGCGTGCAGGTCAACGACATCCAGCGCCAGTTCAACCAGTTCGTGGCCTCGCAGCTCAATGCCGCGACCAGCTCGTCGAGTGCGCTTGCGACCTACGAGAACCAGATCAGCCAGATCGACAACCTGCTGGCCGATAGGGAAGCGGGCCTGGCGCCGCTGATGCAGAACTTCTTCTCCTCAATGGAGGACCTGGCCGGCGCTCCGTCCGATCCCGCCGCGCGGCAGGGCGTATTGGGCACGACCAATACGCTGACCGCTCAGTTTCGGTCCTTTGACGGCTACCTGCAGGATATGCAGGAGGGCATCAACGGTCAGATCAGTGACGAAGTCACCCAGATCAACAATACAACCGAGCAGTTGGCGACCCTCAATCGGGAGATCGCCTTGGCCCGTGCGCGCAGCGGCGAGGCGCCTAACAGCCTGCTCAACCAGCGCGACCAACTGGTTGCCGAGCTGAGCGAGCGCATGGATGTCCGGCTCAACATCCAGGACGGCAAGTCCTACAACATCAGCCTGCCCAACGGGCAGCCGCTGGTGGCCGGCACCAATCACTATCGCCTGGAGGCCATGGATGCTCCGAACGATCCGCAGCGCACCGTGCTCGGTTATCGGGACTCCGGCGGCAGCCTGGTGGCCTTCCTGAAGCGACGGTGGAAGCTGCGCTCGCTAAGCCCTGAAACCTCAATCAAGGACGCCACGGGCGAAGGTTCGTCGTAGTGTTCGGCGATCCACGTCTGGCAGCGCGCGATGACGGCATCCTCTGCCTGGCGGGTGCGCGCCAGCATGGCGAAGGGAAGCTGGCCGGCCGCATGCCAATCGATCAGGAACAGCTTGGCGAGATGCATCGCCTCGTCGACACTCGCCAGGCGCGCGACGAGATAGAGCGCCAGGTCGCTCCAGGAGGTGCCGCCCCCCGCCATGACCAGGCGACTACCGGTGCCGCCGATCACCAGGGCTCGATGCGGATGCACCCGCACGTCCGGATAGCGACCCAGCACATCGCAGTAGGCCCAGTGCGTAGTGGCATCCTCGCCCCGCAGCAGGCCCGACTCGGCCAGCAACAGGGCGCCGGAACAGGCGGTCGCCAGGATGGTGCCGTTGACATGGCAGCGCTTGAGCCACTCGACCTCCTCGGCATAGCGGCCCTCGAGCACCGCCTCGGGAGGCAGCATGATCTCGGGGATGCACACCACGTCGGGCACCCAATCCAGGCCGGCGTCGGGAACGATGCGCACGCCATTGGCGATGGTCAAATCACGACTGCCGGTGCGAGCGACCACCTGCGGCACGAACAGCGGCTCACCGGCCTTGCCCTCGATCAGGGCGGGCCAGTCGCGTCCCGCCGCGGCGAAGACATCGTAAACCCCGTACAGGGTGGAAGCCGCCACTTCAGGAATTGCCAGCAATGCGATGGTGGGTTTCTGCATCGACATGGCGGAAACCGCCGGTTTTT
It contains:
- a CDS encoding GlxA family transcriptional regulator; its protein translation is MSMQKPTIALLAIPEVAASTLYGVYDVFAAAGRDWPALIEGKAGEPLFVPQVVARTGSRDLTIANGVRIVPDAGLDWVPDVVCIPEIMLPPEAVLEGRYAEEVEWLKRCHVNGTILATACSGALLLAESGLLRGEDATTHWAYCDVLGRYPDVRVHPHRALVIGGTGSRLVMAGGGTSWSDLALYLVARLASVDEAMHLAKLFLIDWHAAGQLPFAMLARTRQAEDAVIARCQTWIAEHYDEPSPVASLIEVSGLSERSFHRRFRKATRLPPESR